The Zingiber officinale cultivar Zhangliang chromosome 10A, Zo_v1.1, whole genome shotgun sequence genome contains a region encoding:
- the LOC122028265 gene encoding pentatricopeptide repeat-containing protein At4g04370-like, protein MQPCGGDGGATVFALLTDYRSLLARGLPPPARAFPPLLRACSASSALYPLGLALHLHAFLLGHAPADTFVSSSILHLYSSSGSLLSARRLFDEIPLKFSVVPWTTLIAAYSRAGCHETAFSFLRDMRRSDVRPNSVTFLSMLPLDLVPLQCLHASAFRHGLESNLALANALVNAYGRCGCVALARKLFDSMPERDAISWNSVLSGYSKTGRVREAFYLFGAMRNEGIHPDRWTYGSLVSSINTSEDGGRGAVALARLGKLVHAALLTSGHGLDAHIETALVGMYLKCGDENEAFLLFDSSSARRDAISWSAMISALVQIGRADKALLVFQQMLNSGSPPPSSALASAFSACAQLGSLKVGASIHGHVVRHGLALDVAAQNALVSLYVKCGRLKQSHHLFEILTERDVVSWNSLISGYAQNGHLEEAFYLFDEMRAASQRPDTITMVSLLQVCASMGALHHGRLVHAFMIRHEVAPSISRDTSLVDMYAKCGDLGAALRCFASMPEQDLVSWGAIIAGCGSHGMGDMALGAYRDFRSKGMKPNGVIFLAVLSACSHAGLVSEGLRMFKSMTEEFRLEPSVEHWGCIVDLLCKAGRLEEALGFANTMSPRPTADVLGILLDACRVGGFASLADEVARRITALRPDSANSYVQLAHSFAAMRRWDGVGDAWAQMRARGLRKAPAWSYVELHGNIMAFFAEHHAHPQQEDIVFLLKLLDGEMKELREISATRQLELSIDAVELSIQAQSKQHHILSSYSPK, encoded by the coding sequence ATGCAACCATGCGGTGGCGACGGCGGCGCCACCGTTTTTGCCCTCCTCACTGACTACCGGTCGCTGCTCGCCCGCGGCCTGCCTCCTCCTGCCCGGGCCTTCCCTCCTCTACTCCGGGCCTGCTCCGCCTCCTCGGCTCTCTACCCCCTCGGCCTGGCGCTCCACCTTCACGCTTTCCTACTTGGCCATGCCCCCGCCGACACCTTCGTCTCCTCCTCCATCCTCCACCTCTACTCCTCCTCGGGCTCCCTCCTCTCCGCCCGACGCCTCTTCGACGAGATCCCCCTCAAATTCTCCGTCGTCCCCTGGACCACCCTCATCGCCGCTTACTCCCGCGCCGGCTGCCACGAGACCGCCTTCTCCTTCCTCCGAGACATGCGCCGGAGCGATGTCCGCCCCAATTCCGTCACCTTCCTCTCCATGCTCCCGCTCGACCTCGTCCCTCTGCAGTGCCTCCACGCCTCTGCCTTCCGCCACGGCCTGGAGTCCAACCTCGCCCTTGCCAACGCCTTGGTGAACGCCTACGGACGGTGCGGCTGCGTCGCGCTGGCTCGCAAGCTGTTCGATTCAATGCCCGAAAGAGATGCCATTTCCTGGAATTCCGTTCTTTCGGGATACTCTAAGACCGGTCGCGTCCGCGAGGCGTTCTATTTATTCGGCGCAATGAGGAACGAAGGAATCCACCCGGATCGTTGGACTTACGGCTCCTTGGTGTCATCCATCAACACCAGTGAAGATGGTGGAAGAGGAGCAGTGGCATTGGCTCGTTTGGGCAAGCTAGTTCATGCGGCATTACTCACATCTGGGCATGGACTGGACGCCCACATCGAGACCGCGCTCGTTGGGATGTATTTAAAGTGCGGGGACGAGAACGAAGCGTTTCTTCTCTTTGACAGCTCGTCGGCCCGGCGGGACGCCATCTCGTGGTCCGCCATGATCTCGGCCCTCGTACAGATCGGTAGAGCAGACAAGGCGTTGCTCGTTTTCCAACAGATGTTGAATTCAGGGTCGCCGCCTCCCTCTTCAGCCTTAGCCAGTGCCTTTTCGGCTTGCGCGCAGTTAGGGTCACTCAAGGTCGGAGCTTCCATCCATGGTCACGTAGTCAGGCATGGTTTGGCCCTGGATGTCGCCGCTCAGAACGCGCTCGTCAGCTTGTACGTGAAGTGCGGCCGATTAAAACAGAGCCACCACCTGTTTGAGATATTGACTGAACGAGACGTCGTCTCCTGGAACTCGTTGATCTCAGGCTACGCTCAGAACGGACACCTGGAGGAGGCTTTCTACCTGTTCGACGAAATGCGGGCGGCTTCACAGCGGCCTGATACCATAACCATGGTTTCCCTTCTCCAGGTGTGTGCCTCGATGGGCGCGCTTCACCACGGGAGGTTGGTCCACGCCTTCATGATCAGGCACGAAGTAGCTCCGTCCATCTCCCGCGACACTTCTTTGGTCGACATGTACGCCAAGTGCGGCGATTTGGGAGCCGCTCTAAGATGCTTCGCGTCAATGCCAGAGCAGGATCTGGTTTCATGGGGAGCGATCATTGCAGGGTGCGGGAGCCACGGGATGGGAGACATGGCTCTTGGAGCGTACAGAGACTTCCGCAGCAAGGGAATGAAACCGAACGGTGTCATTTTCCTGGCCGTGCTCTCGGCTTGTAGTCACGCCGGCCTGGTCTCTGAGGGCCTCAGGATGTTCAAGTCCATGACAGAGGAGTTCCGATTGGAGCCTAGCGTCGAGCACTGGGGATGCATTGTCGATCTCCTCTGCAAGGCCGGGAGGCTGGAAGAAGCGCTGGGGTTCGCGAACACCATGTCGCCAAGGCCGACTGCCGACGTCCTGGGGATCCTGCTCGACGCCTGCAGGGTCGGTGGATTCGCGTCGTTGGCCGATGAGGTAGCGAGGCGGATCACGGCGCTGAGGCCGGACTCGGCTAACAGTTACGTGCAGCTGGCGCACAGCTTCGCGGCGATGCGGAGGTGGGACGGGGTGGGAGATGCGTGGGCGCAGATGAGGGCGCGAGGGTTGAGGAAAGCCCCAGCGTGGAGTTACGTCGAGTTGCACGGGAACATCATGGCGTTCTTTGCGGAGCACCACGCACACCCGCAGCAGGAGGACATCGTCTTTTTACTGAAGCTGCTCGACGGCGAGATGAAGGAACTGAGGGAGATCTCCGCGACCCGGCAGTTGGAGCTCTCCATTGATGCGGTGGAACTTTCAATCCAAGCGCAGAGTAAACAGCACCACATTTTATCAAGTTACAGTCCGAAATAA
- the LOC122026444 gene encoding bifunctional nuclease 1-like isoform X2, with the protein MGVLKGAINCLLDIHANSGISGSVITNHNTKSVAIQGGGLGYRSRCKNILHVGGISLKSSVQVRSESDGFMIKMRDGRYLRCIHNSPQGGSSLDYAPHPAIVLKMEDGSDLLLPIIVMEMPSVLLMAAIRNVPIARPTFYQVVKMMIEELGWVVQVVRVTKRVNEAYFAQLYVSKVGNEKETISFDLRPSDAINLAVRCKVPVQVHRHLAYTDGMRVVEPSKPVMQAPPLDGMLFMELDRPDGQPCMETEEFGLIQNMLNAAIEERYKDAAQWRDQLLQLRKKKNWT; encoded by the exons ATGGGAGTTCTAAAGGGAGCAATTAACTGTCTCCTTGATATTCATGCAAACTCTGGAATATCTGGTTCTGTTATCACTAATCACAACACAAAGTCTGTGGCTATTCAAGGTGGAGGTTTGGGATACAGATCTAGATGCAAAAACATACTTCATGTTGGTGGCATATCTCTGAAATCTTCGG TTCAGGTTAGAAGCGAATCAGATGGATTTATGATAAAAATGCGTGATGGTAGATACTTAAGATGCATACACAATAGCCCCCAAGGTGGGAGCTCACTAGACTATGCTCCTCATCCTGCAATTGTGTTGAAGATGGAAGATGGAAGTGATCTTCTGCTTCCTATTATCGTTA TGGAAATGCCGAGTGTGTTGCTGATGGCTGCAATTCGGAATGTTCCAATT GCTAGGCCAACTTTTTATCAAGTTGTCAAAATGATGATTGAAGAGCTGGGGTGGGTG GTTCAAGTTGTTAGGGTCACCAAGAGAGTGAATGAGGCTTACTTTGCTCAGCTGTACGTCTCAAAG GTAGGAAATGAAAAGGAGACTATTAGCTTTGATTTGAGACCTTCTGATGCCATCAATTTGGCTGTTCGTTGCAAG GTGCCCGTACAAGTCCACAGACATCTTGCCTATACTGATGGGATGCGAGTTGTGGAGCCAAGCAAGCCAGTAATGCAGGCTCCTCCTTTAGATGGAATGCTGTTTATGGAACTTGATAG ACCTGATGGTCAGCCTTGCATGGAGACAGAAGAGTTCGGGTTGATACAGAACATGTTGAACGCCGCTATTGAGGAACGTTACAAAGATGCTG CTCAGTGGAGGGACCAGCTTCTTCAGCTCAGGAAGAAAAAGAACTGGACATGA
- the LOC122026444 gene encoding bifunctional nuclease 2-like isoform X1: MGVLKGAINCLLDIHANSGISGSVITNHNTKSVAIQGGGLGYRSRCKNILHVGGISLKSSGKKQWCIHCSFSSSSDGNGSMAGNFNANDEEYVNSSVIEAVQVRSESDGFMIKMRDGRYLRCIHNSPQGGSSLDYAPHPAIVLKMEDGSDLLLPIIVMEMPSVLLMAAIRNVPIARPTFYQVVKMMIEELGWVVQVVRVTKRVNEAYFAQLYVSKVGNEKETISFDLRPSDAINLAVRCKVPVQVHRHLAYTDGMRVVEPSKPVMQAPPLDGMLFMELDRPDGQPCMETEEFGLIQNMLNAAIEERYKDAAQWRDQLLQLRKKKNWT, from the exons ATGGGAGTTCTAAAGGGAGCAATTAACTGTCTCCTTGATATTCATGCAAACTCTGGAATATCTGGTTCTGTTATCACTAATCACAACACAAAGTCTGTGGCTATTCAAGGTGGAGGTTTGGGATACAGATCTAGATGCAAAAACATACTTCATGTTGGTGGCATATCTCTGAAATCTTCGGGTAAGAAACAGTGGTGCATTCATTGTAGTTTCAGTTCCTCTTCTGATGGTAATGGAAGCATGGCTGGCAATTTCAATGCAAATGATGAGGAGTATGTAAACTCTTCTGTGATAGAAGCTG TTCAGGTTAGAAGCGAATCAGATGGATTTATGATAAAAATGCGTGATGGTAGATACTTAAGATGCATACACAATAGCCCCCAAGGTGGGAGCTCACTAGACTATGCTCCTCATCCTGCAATTGTGTTGAAGATGGAAGATGGAAGTGATCTTCTGCTTCCTATTATCGTTA TGGAAATGCCGAGTGTGTTGCTGATGGCTGCAATTCGGAATGTTCCAATT GCTAGGCCAACTTTTTATCAAGTTGTCAAAATGATGATTGAAGAGCTGGGGTGGGTG GTTCAAGTTGTTAGGGTCACCAAGAGAGTGAATGAGGCTTACTTTGCTCAGCTGTACGTCTCAAAG GTAGGAAATGAAAAGGAGACTATTAGCTTTGATTTGAGACCTTCTGATGCCATCAATTTGGCTGTTCGTTGCAAG GTGCCCGTACAAGTCCACAGACATCTTGCCTATACTGATGGGATGCGAGTTGTGGAGCCAAGCAAGCCAGTAATGCAGGCTCCTCCTTTAGATGGAATGCTGTTTATGGAACTTGATAG ACCTGATGGTCAGCCTTGCATGGAGACAGAAGAGTTCGGGTTGATACAGAACATGTTGAACGCCGCTATTGAGGAACGTTACAAAGATGCTG CTCAGTGGAGGGACCAGCTTCTTCAGCTCAGGAAGAAAAAGAACTGGACATGA